In the Pseudothauera hydrothermalis genome, one interval contains:
- a CDS encoding pyridoxal phosphate-dependent aminotransferase, with protein MKAAKPLNLAVAPTEAVKAEAAARPIRKSSKLNDVCYDIRGPVLTRAKQMEDEGHKIIKLNIGNLAAFGFDAPEEIQMDMIRNLPNAAGYSDSKGIFAARKAVMHYTQQKHIKGVDIEDIYIGNGVSELIVMAMNALLNAGDEVLVPAPDYPLWTAAVSLSGGRPVHYLCDEGAGWLPDLADLRAKITPKTRAVVVINPNNPTGAVYPDEVLREIVQIAREHDLILYADEVYDKVLYEGVTHTSLAALSEDVLTIIFNGLSKNYRSCGYRAGWMVVCGDKRRAADYIEGLNMLASMRLCANVPGQYAIQTALGGYQSIDDLVAEGGRMRRQRDLAFELITAIPGVSCVKPKATLYMFPRLDPKVYPIEDDQAFIAELLEEERVLLVQGTGFNWPQPDHFRLVFLPHEDDLRDAIGRIARFLAHYRKRHGTD; from the coding sequence ATGAAAGCGGCAAAACCCCTGAACCTGGCTGTGGCACCTACCGAAGCGGTCAAGGCCGAGGCTGCCGCCCGTCCGATTCGCAAGTCTTCCAAACTCAACGATGTGTGCTACGACATCCGCGGCCCGGTGCTCACCCGCGCCAAGCAGATGGAAGACGAAGGCCACAAGATCATCAAGCTGAACATCGGCAACCTGGCCGCGTTCGGCTTCGATGCGCCGGAAGAGATCCAGATGGACATGATCCGCAACCTGCCCAATGCGGCGGGCTACTCGGACTCCAAAGGCATCTTCGCCGCACGCAAGGCGGTCATGCACTACACCCAGCAAAAGCACATCAAAGGGGTGGATATCGAGGACATCTACATCGGCAACGGGGTGTCCGAGCTGATCGTGATGGCGATGAACGCGCTGCTCAATGCCGGCGACGAGGTGTTGGTGCCGGCCCCCGACTACCCGCTGTGGACCGCGGCGGTGAGCCTCTCGGGCGGGCGCCCGGTGCACTACCTGTGCGACGAAGGCGCCGGCTGGCTGCCTGATCTGGCCGACCTGCGCGCCAAGATCACGCCGAAGACCCGCGCCGTCGTGGTGATCAACCCCAACAACCCGACCGGGGCGGTGTATCCGGACGAGGTGCTCCGGGAGATCGTCCAGATTGCCCGTGAGCACGATCTGATCCTCTATGCCGACGAGGTGTACGACAAGGTGCTGTACGAGGGCGTCACCCACACCTCGCTGGCCGCGCTGTCCGAGGATGTGCTCACCATCATTTTCAACGGCTTATCCAAGAATTACCGTTCCTGCGGCTACCGTGCCGGCTGGATGGTGGTGTGTGGCGACAAGCGCCGCGCTGCGGACTACATCGAAGGGCTCAATATGCTGGCCTCGATGCGGCTGTGCGCCAACGTGCCGGGGCAGTACGCCATCCAGACTGCGCTGGGCGGCTATCAGAGCATCGACGACCTGGTGGCCGAAGGCGGACGTATGCGCCGCCAGCGCGATCTGGCCTTCGAGCTGATCACCGCCATCCCCGGGGTGAGCTGCGTCAAGCCCAAGGCCACGTTGTATATGTTCCCCCGGCTGGATCCCAAGGTGTATCCGATCGAGGACGACCAGGCCTTCATTGCCGAACTGCTGGAAGAAGAACGCGTGCTGCTGGTGCAGGGCACCGGTTTCAACTGGCCGCAGCCGGATCACTTCCGCCTGGTTTTTTTGCCTCACGAGGACGATCTGCGCGATGCCATCGGCCGTATTGCACGCTTTCTGGCCCACTATCGCAAGCGTCACGGCACCGACTGA
- a CDS encoding peroxiredoxin, with product MTPPELPELTTLPELTLPATGGGPIALGALKGSKVVIYFYPKDNTPGCTNESRDFGALYAEFVAAGCKVFGASRDSLKSHENFKAKLELPFELLSDTDETLCAAFGVIKMKNMYGKQVRGIERSTFVFAADGSLARAWRGVKVPGHAAEVLEFVRSL from the coding sequence ATGACGCCACCCGAGCTACCCGAGCTTACGACGCTACCCGAGCTTACCCTGCCAGCCACCGGCGGCGGTCCGATTGCGCTGGGCGCACTCAAAGGCAGTAAGGTCGTGATCTATTTCTACCCCAAGGACAACACTCCGGGCTGTACCAACGAATCGCGCGACTTTGGCGCGCTTTATGCCGAGTTCGTCGCTGCCGGGTGCAAGGTGTTCGGCGCCAGCCGCGACAGTCTGAAGTCGCACGAGAACTTCAAAGCCAAGCTGGAACTGCCCTTTGAATTGCTGTCAGATACCGACGAGACGCTGTGCGCCGCCTTTGGCGTAATCAAGATGAAAAACATGTACGGCAAACAGGTTCGGGGTATCGAACGCTCGACCTTCGTGTTCGCCGCCGATGGCAGCCTGGCGCGCGCCTGGCGCGGTGTCAAGGTGCCCGGCCACGCCGCCGAAGTGCTCGAATTCGTCCGCAGCCTGTAA
- a CDS encoding Mth938-like domain-containing protein, which translates to MKLYADQPANLNIVTGYGQDYVLINTQRHEGNLLITPDEVFANWAPGGFAGLTADDFVAVRNLQAQVAIIGTGVRQRFPAPALLRPLIEAGIGFEVMDLPAACRTYNILANEGRKVVAALLFEAAN; encoded by the coding sequence ATGAAGCTTTATGCCGATCAACCTGCCAATCTCAACATCGTCACCGGCTACGGCCAGGACTACGTGCTGATCAACACGCAACGCCACGAGGGCAACCTGCTGATTACGCCGGACGAGGTCTTTGCCAACTGGGCGCCTGGCGGCTTTGCCGGCCTTACCGCCGACGATTTCGTTGCAGTGCGCAATCTCCAAGCGCAGGTGGCCATCATCGGCACTGGCGTGCGCCAGCGCTTCCCGGCGCCTGCCCTATTACGTCCGCTGATCGAAGCCGGCATTGGCTTCGAGGTGATGGATCTGCCCGCCGCCTGTCGCACCTATAACATCCTTGCCAACGAAGGCCGTAAAGTGGTGGCCGCCTTGCTGTTCGAGGCCGCCAACTGA